A section of the Methanomassiliicoccus luminyensis B10 genome encodes:
- a CDS encoding glycosyltransferase family 2 protein: protein MSRAADQGARDPLRDLCVIIPTWNSGNRLERSLRSVEDELRPARIIVVDRDSRDGTPEIARRHGATVIPDTVSLGSARIKGVGASGSEWVCFVDDDVVIPPGFRERTQRLLDDRTGAVQGAVISVHQPYRDMLVDSYEGRFRGGEAYDLGPGDRGLTSATLVRRSLIEDLDLEDIDTWEDWLMTQKVLDSGHRWIVARLYVDHFHELEDLPRKEGRNAAGILNLGRTGRMPARRALWWYAHAALRGPRNAFWVTARSRDPRHFLHFSRQTLSVLLAPFYMLGEASRSRA, encoded by the coding sequence ATGAGCCGAGCCGCTGACCAGGGCGCGCGCGACCCCTTGAGGGACCTGTGCGTCATAATCCCCACCTGGAACTCAGGGAACCGCCTGGAGCGGTCCCTGAGGTCCGTGGAGGACGAACTAAGGCCGGCCCGCATCATCGTGGTGGACCGCGACTCCCGGGACGGGACCCCCGAGATCGCCCGCCGCCACGGGGCCACGGTCATCCCGGACACCGTCTCCCTGGGCTCCGCTCGGATCAAAGGAGTAGGGGCCAGCGGCTCAGAATGGGTCTGCTTCGTCGACGACGACGTGGTCATCCCCCCGGGGTTCCGGGAAAGGACCCAGAGGCTCTTGGACGACCGCACCGGCGCGGTCCAGGGGGCGGTGATATCGGTGCATCAGCCGTACAGGGACATGCTTGTCGACTCCTATGAGGGGAGGTTCAGGGGCGGGGAGGCCTATGACCTCGGGCCGGGGGACCGGGGCCTTACCTCGGCCACCCTGGTGAGGAGGTCCCTCATCGAGGACCTGGACCTCGAGGACATAGACACCTGGGAGGACTGGCTGATGACCCAGAAGGTCCTGGACAGCGGGCACCGCTGGATAGTAGCGCGCCTGTACGTCGATCACTTCCACGAGCTCGAGGACCTCCCCAGGAAGGAGGGCCGCAACGCCGCGGGGATATTGAACCTCGGCCGCACCGGGAGGATGCCCGCGCGCAGGGCCCTGTGGTGGTACGCCCACGCCGCCCTGCGAGGGCCGCGCAACGCGTTCTGGGTGACCGCGAGGTCGAGGGACCCGCGCCATTTCCTCCATTTCAGCCGTCAGACCCTCAGCGTACTGCTGGCGCCCTTCTACATGCTGGGAGAGGCGTCCCGTTCCCGGGCGTGA